From the genome of Ignavibacteriales bacterium, one region includes:
- a CDS encoding glycosyltransferase has protein sequence MRKVLIITYYWPPSGGIAVHRCLKFAKYLREFGWEPVICTSENAEYPVLDEGNLKDIPDGIKILKTKIWEPYNLFKLITGKKKEDRIHNVFLEEDKPSFMHKLGIWVRGNIFIPDARKFWIRPSVKYLSKYLKENPVDLLFTNGPPQSTHMIAYGVKNNLGIPWHADFQDPWTQVDYFPQLMLNPISKRIHEAMEQRVFRNADKITICSDTWKRDLESIGAQDVGVIVWGYDEDDFKNISVPLSKKFTLSHFGSLGPDRNAKTLWKALSILSKENKQFEDDLEIELVGFIGHAIVDEINSLGLSKNLKLSAHISRLETLERMNQAQVLLLILNAMPNVKGRLPGKLFEYLASRRPTLVIGPEESDASKIVHSVNAGFTCDFKDLDKTLTTVRELYKKYKEGSLHSNQTDISQYSNRNLTKKLAGYFNKIVSSHSV, from the coding sequence ATGAGAAAGGTTTTAATCATAACATATTATTGGCCCCCGTCAGGTGGTATTGCTGTTCACCGCTGTTTGAAGTTCGCAAAATATTTGAGAGAGTTCGGCTGGGAACCGGTTATTTGCACTTCGGAGAATGCCGAGTATCCTGTTCTTGATGAAGGAAACCTCAAAGATATTCCCGACGGCATAAAAATTCTGAAAACAAAAATTTGGGAGCCGTACAATCTTTTTAAGCTCATCACCGGAAAGAAAAAAGAAGATCGAATCCATAATGTTTTTTTAGAAGAAGATAAACCAAGTTTTATGCACAAATTAGGTATTTGGGTCAGAGGAAATATTTTTATCCCGGATGCCCGCAAATTTTGGATCCGTCCTTCTGTTAAATATTTATCGAAATATTTGAAAGAAAATCCGGTTGATCTTTTGTTTACAAATGGTCCTCCGCAATCAACTCATATGATTGCGTACGGTGTTAAAAATAATTTAGGAATTCCATGGCATGCGGATTTTCAAGATCCGTGGACTCAAGTGGATTACTTTCCGCAGTTGATGCTCAATCCAATCTCAAAACGAATTCATGAAGCGATGGAACAGCGCGTCTTCCGTAATGCCGATAAGATTACTATCTGCAGCGATACATGGAAGCGCGATCTAGAATCAATCGGTGCTCAGGATGTCGGAGTAATCGTGTGGGGTTATGATGAAGATGACTTTAAAAATATTTCCGTCCCGCTATCAAAAAAATTTACGTTGAGCCATTTCGGAAGTTTGGGTCCAGACCGTAATGCAAAAACTTTGTGGAAAGCACTTTCAATTCTTTCTAAAGAGAACAAACAATTTGAAGACGATCTGGAAATTGAACTGGTTGGATTTATCGGTCATGCAATTGTTGATGAAATCAATTCGCTCGGGTTGTCAAAGAACTTAAAACTGTCGGCACATATTTCGAGGCTAGAAACTCTAGAACGGATGAATCAAGCGCAGGTATTGCTGCTGATTCTCAATGCCATGCCGAATGTGAAAGGAAGATTGCCCGGAAAACTTTTTGAGTACCTCGCTTCTCGAAGACCAACTCTTGTAATTGGTCCCGAAGAAAGCGATGCATCTAAAATTGTTCACAGTGTTAATGCCGGCTTCACTTGCGATTTCAAAGATCTTGACAAGACTTTAACAACTGTACGGGAGTTGTATAAAAAATATAAAGAAGGCAGTTTGCATTCAAATCAAACCGATATTTCACAATATTCAAATAGAAATTTGACGAAAAAATTGGCAGGCTATTTTAATAAAATAGTTTCTTCGCACTCCGTATAG
- a CDS encoding oligosaccharide flippase family protein, translating to MLARLKSTVRDTLIYSLSNIAPKIVGVVLLPLYTAKLALGEFGNWDLIDVTITILAEIFILGQATSIILFNNSDEYKSKKKSALFTLTTFVFVICAIFVLFSEAFTSFFPALFVNAQIHASYIRLIAYIVLLRVLNNLFLAKVRADEQSIFFTLVSVSKILLMTGIIIYLVGFLDKGIEGYLYAVVIAEFFGLVVLLPKIIPQMKIKFETQILSASMKFGLPLVFAAVGFLLLNLSDRYIIKFLLGSSALAPYSLAYRVAGVLNMFFILPFTLGLMPVAYKYFGSHDDKRFFSKLMTYSTFFFVWGFVFLSLFCKEILGVFAAKQEYNNAYILIPVILLSYVFSGMRLTASLGMLLTKNTKHIAWITIGSASLNIILNFIFIPMFGTIAAAMNTLVAFIIFYLVTLTISGKYYKIPFENYKLTLMVTMGSILSGIIYFLPAMSIPLGIIIKLVLVGLFPFLLFFFRFYEKAELEILLSPTKIIDFIKGTIKGADKSQADSETIIT from the coding sequence ATGCTCGCACGACTTAAAAGCACGGTACGCGATACTTTAATTTACAGCTTAAGCAACATTGCCCCTAAAATTGTTGGTGTAGTACTTCTTCCTCTTTATACGGCCAAATTGGCGCTTGGTGAATTTGGCAATTGGGATCTCATCGATGTAACTATTACGATCCTCGCTGAGATATTTATACTTGGCCAGGCAACTTCAATTATTCTCTTTAATAATTCGGATGAGTATAAAAGTAAAAAGAAATCTGCTCTGTTTACTCTAACAACTTTTGTCTTCGTGATCTGCGCAATCTTTGTATTGTTTTCGGAAGCTTTCACTTCTTTTTTCCCGGCACTTTTTGTCAACGCACAAATTCATGCAAGTTACATTCGATTGATAGCTTACATCGTACTTTTAAGAGTGCTGAATAATTTATTTCTTGCGAAAGTCCGGGCAGATGAACAATCTATTTTTTTCACACTCGTTAGTGTATCTAAAATTTTGTTGATGACAGGAATTATTATTTACCTTGTCGGATTTCTCGACAAAGGAATTGAAGGATATCTGTACGCTGTTGTCATTGCTGAGTTTTTCGGTTTAGTAGTTTTGCTGCCCAAAATAATTCCCCAGATGAAAATTAAATTCGAGACGCAAATCTTATCTGCTTCTATGAAATTCGGTTTACCGCTTGTGTTTGCAGCAGTGGGATTTCTATTATTAAACTTGAGTGACCGTTACATCATAAAATTTTTACTTGGTTCGTCTGCTTTAGCTCCTTATAGTCTAGCTTACCGCGTGGCTGGTGTTCTAAATATGTTTTTCATTCTTCCATTCACCTTGGGATTAATGCCGGTAGCGTATAAATATTTTGGAAGTCATGATGATAAACGCTTCTTCTCAAAATTAATGACATACTCGACTTTCTTTTTTGTGTGGGGATTTGTTTTTCTGTCGCTTTTCTGTAAAGAAATCCTTGGTGTATTTGCTGCAAAGCAAGAATACAACAACGCTTATATCCTTATACCGGTAATACTTCTCTCTTATGTTTTTAGCGGAATGAGATTAACTGCTTCACTTGGAATGCTCTTAACGAAAAACACAAAGCATATTGCATGGATTACTATTGGCTCGGCTTCGTTGAATATCATTCTTAATTTTATTTTTATTCCAATGTTCGGAACCATCGCCGCAGCAATGAATACACTTGTTGCATTTATTATTTTTTATCTCGTCACGTTGACGATTTCCGGCAAATATTACAAAATTCCTTTCGAAAATTACAAACTGACCTTGATGGTCACTATGGGCAGCATTCTCTCCGGCATAATTTATTTTCTTCCCGCAATGAGCATCCCATTAGGGATTATTATAAAACTTGTTTTAGTTGGTTTATTTCCTTTTCTACTTTTCTTTTTTCGTTTTTATGAAAAAGCCGAGCTTGAAATTTTATTAAGTCCCACAAAGATTATAGATTTTATCAAGGGAACAATCAAAGGGGCGGACAAATCACAGGCAGATTCAGAGACAATAATTACATGA
- a CDS encoding YfhO family protein, which translates to MSKQTKKVLSTQKKSSESNFSFSKFIPEKYQTPALLLIIFILILIYFSPIMFGDKTTDSGDLMQVKSLREYANKDRDGVSLWNPYIFCGVPAVATSMSVRWYDLTSVAFSYVSRIYSVAFKDYNAIYTFSFVLLAFTSFFFMRRFGASRGVSFIVAVATIFSTGILLLFYIGHITKLMTLALIPFILMMLFKFQKEIKLLDLLLFALGLHLLVLSAHVQIVFYLALVVLIYFVYYSIHAFIQKNKFLQKQLLKSLGIMAAVGLIAVLMSFDTYAQLYEYKPYSTRGTKSISEMQNPSAPAQGDSYEYATSYSFSPGEIMTFLVPSFYGFGNSTYNGPLSQNQDVLVKTYFGQMTSVDVPMYMGIIILALALFALFTRWKEPVIQFFGILVLFFILISFGKNFPLVYNLMYYYFPMFNNFRVPSMILHSLQIIFPILAGFGVMKIISLREEKNVSIEKIFRYTAIGFAAFFLLTLLLNNSLAGWFKERVGEFVSSLGKDQQSQQQGQMFTALSDYLSSMFTGDLAIMFALLTLLFGISYAYITSKLNKEFLIIGLTVLVLFDLFRIGNRGATYTNAEGVNQQFAEPEYISVIKQQKDKDPFRLLNMRRTGMGSIYYNANFNVYFLEEDFSGYSAVKPRSYQDFIDAVGPANFTLWRMLGVKYVITDKPFPFEYFSQISMSSDSTTFVNRNNEALPRIYFVDNVEERSSLDIMNAVKSNSFDPKKLAFVDKLDFKFDKGDSTNTAAITLYKDEHVVAEVNAAGNNFLFYGTTYLPGWKALVDGTPTIIHKTNHGFQGIVVPKGKHKVEFIYQPASFVTGKYLSFILNLLLFGGLGFAFYNSRKKNAAEKL; encoded by the coding sequence ATGTCAAAACAAACGAAGAAAGTTTTATCTACACAGAAGAAATCTTCTGAATCGAATTTTTCGTTCAGTAAATTCATTCCGGAAAAATATCAGACACCTGCACTTTTGCTCATAATCTTTATTCTGATTCTAATTTATTTTTCGCCAATTATGTTCGGCGATAAGACTACGGACTCGGGGGATTTGATGCAAGTCAAGAGTCTGCGCGAATATGCCAATAAAGACCGCGATGGTGTCTCTCTCTGGAATCCTTATATATTTTGTGGAGTGCCTGCAGTTGCCACTTCGATGTCAGTACGCTGGTATGATTTGACTTCTGTTGCATTTTCATATGTGTCAAGAATTTATTCTGTCGCTTTCAAAGATTACAACGCCATCTATACATTCAGCTTTGTCCTTCTTGCGTTTACTTCGTTTTTCTTTATGAGGCGCTTCGGCGCAAGTAGAGGTGTTAGTTTTATTGTAGCCGTAGCAACAATTTTTAGCACCGGAATACTTCTTCTGTTCTACATTGGACATATAACCAAGCTTATGACTCTTGCGCTCATTCCTTTTATACTGATGATGCTTTTTAAATTCCAAAAAGAGATTAAACTGCTTGATCTATTATTGTTTGCATTGGGTTTACATTTATTAGTTTTAAGCGCTCATGTTCAGATAGTATTTTATTTAGCTCTTGTTGTGCTCATATACTTCGTTTATTATTCCATCCATGCTTTTATTCAAAAAAATAAATTTTTGCAGAAGCAGTTATTGAAGTCCCTTGGAATTATGGCGGCAGTTGGATTGATAGCGGTATTAATGTCTTTCGATACATATGCCCAGCTTTATGAGTACAAACCTTACTCAACAAGAGGAACAAAAAGTATAAGCGAGATGCAAAATCCATCAGCACCGGCTCAAGGCGATTCATACGAATACGCAACTAGTTATTCGTTCTCACCGGGAGAAATTATGACATTTTTAGTCCCGTCATTTTATGGTTTTGGAAACTCAACTTATAATGGTCCTCTGTCTCAAAATCAAGACGTACTTGTGAAAACATATTTTGGACAAATGACTAGTGTTGATGTACCGATGTATATGGGAATTATCATTTTAGCTTTAGCGCTCTTTGCATTATTTACGCGCTGGAAAGAACCGGTAATACAGTTCTTTGGAATACTTGTTTTGTTTTTTATTCTAATTTCATTCGGAAAAAATTTCCCGCTCGTTTATAATCTGATGTATTATTATTTCCCAATGTTTAATAATTTCCGTGTTCCTTCAATGATTCTTCATTCGCTCCAAATTATCTTTCCAATACTTGCCGGATTCGGAGTAATGAAAATTATTTCTCTGCGTGAAGAAAAAAATGTCTCTATTGAAAAAATATTCCGATATACGGCAATCGGTTTTGCTGCTTTCTTTTTACTCACGCTACTTTTAAATAACAGTTTGGCAGGCTGGTTCAAAGAACGAGTCGGTGAGTTTGTTTCATCGCTTGGGAAAGACCAGCAATCACAGCAGCAAGGTCAAATGTTCACCGCACTCTCTGATTATTTGTCAAGTATGTTCACCGGCGATCTTGCTATCATGTTCGCGCTTCTCACCTTACTCTTCGGTATTAGTTACGCTTATATTACATCGAAACTAAATAAAGAATTTTTGATCATCGGGTTGACCGTACTGGTTTTATTTGATCTTTTCAGAATTGGAAATCGGGGCGCCACATATACAAATGCGGAGGGAGTCAACCAACAGTTCGCGGAACCGGAATATATTTCAGTTATCAAGCAGCAGAAGGATAAAGATCCGTTTAGATTATTGAATATGCGAAGAACCGGGATGGGCAGCATATACTACAATGCAAATTTTAACGTTTATTTTTTAGAAGAGGATTTTTCAGGTTACTCCGCTGTTAAACCAAGGAGCTATCAAGATTTTATAGATGCGGTTGGACCGGCGAATTTTACTTTATGGCGCATGCTTGGTGTCAAATATGTTATTACGGATAAACCGTTCCCCTTTGAATATTTTTCACAAATTTCTATGTCGTCGGATTCTACTACATTTGTAAATCGAAACAACGAGGCGCTTCCCCGTATTTATTTTGTAGATAATGTTGAAGAAAGATCTTCTCTGGATATTATGAATGCTGTAAAGAGCAATTCATTCGATCCGAAAAAACTTGCATTCGTGGATAAACTCGATTTCAAGTTTGATAAAGGCGATTCAACAAACACTGCTGCCATTACTTTATACAAAGATGAACATGTTGTTGCTGAAGTAAATGCGGCCGGCAATAATTTTCTTTTTTATGGCACTACCTATTTGCCGGGATGGAAGGCACTTGTTGACGGAACACCTACAATCATTCATAAAACCAACCATGGGTTTCAAGGGATTGTTGTTCCGAAAGGGAAACATAAAGTTGAATTTATTTACCAACCGGCATCTTTTGTTACCGGAAAATATTTATCGTTTATTCTAAACTTATTGTTATTCGGCGGATTGGGATTTGCGTTTTACAATTCAAGAAAAAAGAATGCGGCGGAAAAATTATAA
- a CDS encoding glycosyltransferase, translating to MKKIVIFGPGPQFKGGIANYTTSLAKAFDNQGAEVSIVSWTQQYPSIIPRDFIDRSSKKNLLEGSNIKVEYITNYNNPFSWKETVDIICKINPDITIFQWALAIQGLPMGYIANKLKQVCKCEIIFDLHVVAQKEGSIIDKALIRYALSKPHTFIVHSLITFKELKKIFPNQKFEITDRRSLTADNKFILKLYHPVYDMFTPDPSFDKEKVKQELGLRKHVFLFFGFIRKYKGLHNVIRSFAKLATEYEDVSLLIVGESFWNTLDSKKLTTKIKKSLFGLIKKILIRKNDDESNYRPLELIDELGIQDKVVVINRYVGNEEVHKYFQVADCNVLFYLAATPSGVESIAYNFNLPSIATKVGHFPETINHGVNGYLAEPNDIDSMYLAMKKFVEHPIPKENIIETAKNLSWNNYVNVILNR from the coding sequence ATGAAAAAAATTGTCATCTTCGGTCCAGGCCCTCAATTCAAAGGAGGAATTGCAAATTATACTACTTCGCTTGCAAAAGCATTCGATAATCAAGGCGCCGAAGTTTCTATTGTTTCTTGGACACAACAATATCCTTCAATAATACCACGCGACTTCATTGACCGTTCAAGCAAAAAAAATCTTCTCGAAGGCAGTAACATTAAAGTTGAATATATAACCAATTACAATAATCCTTTCTCATGGAAGGAAACTGTTGATATTATTTGCAAGATTAATCCGGACATAACGATTTTTCAATGGGCACTCGCAATTCAAGGTTTGCCGATGGGCTATATTGCCAACAAATTAAAGCAAGTTTGCAAATGTGAAATTATTTTTGATTTACATGTTGTTGCTCAAAAAGAAGGGAGTATAATTGATAAAGCATTGATTCGTTATGCGCTTTCAAAACCGCACACCTTTATTGTTCATTCTCTAATAACATTTAAAGAGCTAAAAAAAATATTTCCAAATCAAAAATTTGAAATAACCGATCGCAGGTCACTAACCGCCGATAATAAGTTCATACTAAAACTCTATCATCCCGTTTACGATATGTTCACTCCCGATCCTTCTTTTGACAAAGAAAAAGTAAAACAAGAACTCGGCCTTCGTAAACATGTCTTTTTGTTCTTCGGATTTATCCGCAAATACAAGGGTTTGCATAATGTAATTCGTTCTTTCGCCAAATTAGCAACAGAGTATGAGGATGTTTCTCTTCTTATTGTAGGCGAATCTTTTTGGAATACACTCGATTCAAAAAAATTAACTACGAAAATTAAAAAGAGCCTCTTTGGATTGATAAAAAAAATATTGATCCGTAAAAATGATGATGAAAGTAATTATCGCCCACTTGAATTAATTGATGAACTTGGGATACAAGATAAAGTTGTAGTTATAAATCGATATGTGGGGAATGAAGAAGTACACAAATATTTTCAAGTGGCTGATTGTAATGTTTTATTTTATCTTGCCGCTACCCCATCGGGAGTAGAATCTATCGCCTATAATTTTAATCTGCCTTCTATTGCAACAAAAGTCGGACATTTTCCCGAAACGATTAATCACGGTGTTAATGGTTATCTTGCAGAACCAAATGATATTGATTCGATGTATCTTGCAATGAAGAAATTTGTTGAACATCCGATACCAAAAGAAAATATTATTGAGACTGCAAAAAATCTGAGCTGGAATAATTACGTTAATGTCATTTTGAATAGATAA
- a CDS encoding NAD-dependent epimerase/dehydratase family protein, whose amino-acid sequence MKYHLVSGACGFVGRNTVKQLLKRTNDSVIMVDDLSVGTHPSSWLEDTTTKKIKDIEIFGKDGRLFYWKMDFRKFLNNLLEDPKWLEREYGLKIDRFGDAFHFAAIVGGRAKIEGDPMAVALDLSIDAEFFNWIAKAKPERVMYPSSSAAYPINMQTESEAVALKEADINIDGFTLGMPDLTYGWTKMTGEFLAKIASRNYGISIVCIRPFSGYGEDQDLTYPVPAIAARAAKKENPFVVWGTGQQGRDFVHIDDVMDCMFLAMDKIHDGTAINIGSGKLTTFIDLIKVFCKFADYDPTIKPLIDKPMGVHSRYCDMSFVKEKLGWEPKISLEEGMKRVFNVAVKNLINER is encoded by the coding sequence ATGAAATATCATTTAGTTTCCGGCGCATGCGGATTTGTAGGAAGAAATACAGTTAAACAATTACTTAAGAGAACAAATGACTCTGTAATAATGGTTGATGATCTTTCTGTTGGGACACATCCATCATCTTGGCTTGAAGATACAACGACAAAAAAAATTAAAGACATAGAAATTTTCGGTAAAGACGGACGGCTTTTTTACTGGAAGATGGATTTTAGAAAATTCCTAAATAATCTTTTAGAAGATCCTAAATGGCTTGAAAGAGAATACGGTTTAAAGATAGATCGTTTTGGCGATGCGTTTCATTTTGCGGCAATAGTTGGAGGCAGAGCTAAGATTGAAGGTGATCCGATGGCGGTTGCACTTGATCTTTCTATTGATGCTGAATTTTTTAATTGGATTGCAAAAGCAAAACCAGAGCGAGTAATGTATCCAAGTTCTTCCGCCGCCTATCCAATCAATATGCAAACAGAAAGCGAAGCGGTTGCATTAAAAGAGGCCGATATTAATATAGATGGATTTACCCTTGGCATGCCGGATCTAACTTACGGCTGGACTAAAATGACCGGAGAATTTTTAGCAAAGATCGCCTCACGTAACTACGGAATCTCTATTGTTTGTATTCGTCCATTCAGTGGTTATGGTGAAGATCAAGATTTAACTTATCCGGTTCCGGCTATTGCAGCGCGCGCGGCTAAAAAGGAAAATCCTTTCGTCGTTTGGGGAACGGGACAGCAAGGAAGAGATTTTGTTCATATTGACGATGTAATGGACTGTATGTTTTTGGCAATGGATAAAATTCATGATGGAACAGCTATCAACATTGGATCCGGCAAATTGACAACATTTATAGATCTGATAAAAGTTTTCTGCAAGTTTGCAGATTATGATCCAACTATTAAACCTCTTATAGATAAGCCGATGGGAGTTCATTCACGCTATTGCGATATGAGTTTTGTTAAAGAGAAATTGGGATGGGAGCCAAAAATTTCTTTGGAAGAGGGAATGAAACGTGTGTTTAACGTAGCGGTGAAAAACTTGATTAATGAAAGGTGA
- a CDS encoding glycosyltransferase family 2 protein has translation MDSQNKPEVPVQQSPQVQPLQPGQPQQQGQPQQRKPYRKYYNNRKKTRPPGEQSQTIRDNQGVSFKKVSIVVPLLNEEESLRPLYNEIKKSLKTISIDYEILFIDDGSTDKSLNVIKELARFDNKIHYYSFRSNYGKSAALQIAFKHVTGDAVITMDADLQDDPNEIPNLLKKLDQGFDMVSGWKKKRFDPIIKKISSKFFNYITRLFTHVKIHDFNCGLKAYRKEVVQSINVYGELHRYIPVLANWKGFSVTEIIVKHHPRRYGKTKFGISRFFKGFVDLITVIFTTRYIKRPMHLFGFVGFFIALIGFVINLVLAYEWSFVKPHAPIANRPIFFLGILLVIVGVQFFAIGLLGEIFAHNFQDEKEYVIKEKK, from the coding sequence TTGGATAGTCAGAATAAACCGGAAGTACCGGTTCAACAGAGCCCTCAAGTTCAACCACTTCAGCCGGGTCAGCCTCAGCAACAAGGTCAACCCCAGCAAAGAAAGCCTTATAGAAAATATTATAACAATAGAAAAAAAACCCGTCCGCCCGGAGAGCAATCGCAGACAATACGCGATAATCAGGGTGTTTCCTTCAAAAAAGTTTCAATTGTAGTTCCGCTACTTAACGAAGAAGAATCTCTTCGTCCTCTTTACAATGAAATAAAAAAATCGTTAAAAACTATTTCCATAGATTATGAAATTCTCTTTATTGATGACGGCAGCACAGATAAATCTCTTAATGTGATAAAAGAATTAGCGCGTTTTGATAATAAAATTCATTATTACAGTTTCCGTTCGAATTATGGAAAATCTGCGGCTCTTCAAATTGCATTTAAACATGTAACAGGAGACGCCGTTATAACAATGGATGCCGATCTTCAAGATGATCCGAATGAAATCCCTAACCTTCTGAAAAAACTTGACCAGGGCTTTGATATGGTTTCGGGATGGAAGAAAAAAAGATTTGATCCGATAATCAAAAAAATATCATCAAAGTTTTTTAATTATATAACTCGTTTATTTACTCATGTAAAGATTCATGATTTTAATTGCGGCTTGAAAGCCTACCGTAAAGAAGTTGTACAAAGCATAAATGTATACGGCGAGCTGCACCGGTACATTCCGGTGCTTGCAAATTGGAAAGGATTTTCTGTAACGGAGATTATTGTAAAGCATCATCCGCGCCGGTACGGAAAAACAAAGTTCGGAATATCAAGATTCTTTAAGGGTTTTGTTGATTTAATCACAGTTATCTTCACCACACGTTACATAAAACGCCCCATGCATTTATTTGGTTTTGTAGGATTTTTTATCGCGCTTATTGGATTCGTAATTAATCTTGTTTTAGCATACGAATGGTCTTTTGTAAAGCCACATGCACCTATTGCTAATAGACCAATCTTCTTTTTAGGTATTCTGTTGGTCATAGTAGGTGTACAATTCTTTGCAATCGGTCTTTTGGGAGAAATTTTCGCCCATAATTTCCAAGATGAAAAAGAGTACGTAATTAAAGAGAAGAAATGA
- a CDS encoding sodium-dependent transporter gives MTEQIKEREQWGSRFGLILAVAGNAIGLGNFLRFPVQAASNGGGAFMIPYFIFFLIVGIPLMWMEWGIGRHGGKYGHGSAPGMFDVLWKNRIAKYIGAIGLFVSTIILIYYTYIESWTLGYSFLSITKSYFGLENFGEMKSFLYGYQGREATPYFNGITIAYIFMIITFAINFWVLYKGISKGIEKLAKIAMPMLFLFAIIIAIRVITLGTPDPSIPGNSVSSGFGFIWNPDFSKLGDPKIWLAAAGQIFFTLSVGMGTIHAYASYLKPKEDIALSALTTATTNEFAEVILGGSIAIPIAVAFFGVATTTAMAKGGSFDLGFASMPLVFEKIPFGEIFGFLWFLLLFFAGITSSVAMGQQVIAFLEDEFGMSRKKAVLTLGFFVMLSVQLVVFYLKFGFLDEMDYWAGTFGLVVFALAETIIFMWVFGAEKAWDEMNEGGDIKIPRFFFYIMKYVTPLMLFVVMVWWLINDAIPILLLKGVKQENVAYIWGSRIFMIAAFSTFLYLIHIAWKRKKVKNGISN, from the coding sequence ATGACAGAACAAATCAAAGAGCGAGAGCAATGGGGCAGCCGGTTCGGCTTAATTCTGGCTGTCGCCGGTAATGCTATTGGTCTTGGAAATTTTCTTCGATTCCCAGTTCAAGCTGCTTCCAATGGGGGCGGTGCTTTTATGATTCCCTATTTTATTTTTTTCTTGATTGTTGGTATTCCACTAATGTGGATGGAATGGGGTATAGGCAGGCATGGCGGTAAATATGGGCACGGCAGTGCGCCGGGTATGTTTGATGTGTTGTGGAAAAATAGAATCGCTAAATATATAGGCGCCATCGGATTGTTTGTCTCAACAATTATTCTGATCTACTACACATATATTGAGTCGTGGACGCTCGGATATAGTTTCTTGTCGATAACAAAAAGTTATTTCGGATTAGAGAATTTTGGAGAGATGAAATCTTTTCTTTATGGTTATCAAGGAAGAGAGGCAACACCTTACTTTAACGGAATAACAATCGCCTATATTTTTATGATCATCACTTTCGCAATTAATTTCTGGGTTTTATACAAAGGCATCTCGAAAGGGATAGAAAAACTTGCTAAGATTGCCATGCCGATGCTTTTTTTGTTCGCGATAATAATTGCTATAAGAGTTATAACACTCGGCACTCCAGATCCAAGTATTCCTGGAAATTCCGTCAGCAGCGGATTCGGATTTATATGGAATCCCGATTTTTCGAAACTGGGAGATCCCAAAATCTGGTTAGCCGCTGCCGGACAGATCTTTTTTACGCTCTCTGTCGGTATGGGCACAATACACGCGTATGCAAGTTATTTAAAACCAAAAGAGGATATTGCACTTTCCGCTTTAACAACTGCAACAACTAATGAATTTGCCGAAGTTATATTGGGCGGCTCAATAGCAATTCCTATAGCGGTTGCGTTTTTCGGAGTTGCAACTACTACGGCAATGGCAAAAGGTGGATCGTTCGATTTAGGTTTTGCATCAATGCCTCTGGTATTTGAGAAAATTCCGTTCGGAGAGATTTTCGGGTTCCTCTGGTTCTTGCTTTTGTTTTTTGCCGGCATTACTTCCTCTGTTGCAATGGGTCAGCAAGTCATAGCGTTTTTGGAAGATGAATTTGGAATGAGTAGAAAGAAAGCCGTTCTTACTCTTGGATTTTTTGTTATGCTGTCAGTTCAGCTTGTTGTGTTCTATCTGAAATTCGGATTCCTTGATGAGATGGATTATTGGGCGGGAACATTCGGATTGGTTGTTTTTGCATTAGCGGAGACAATAATTTTTATGTGGGTATTTGGCGCCGAAAAAGCATGGGATGAGATGAATGAAGGAGGAGACATAAAAATTCCAAGATTCTTTTTCTATATAATGAAATATGTTACGCCATTGATGTTATTTGTTGTCATGGTCTGGTGGTTAATAAATGATGCAATTCCCATTCTATTGCTAAAGGGAGTTAAGCAAGAAAACGTAGCTTATATCTGGGGTTCCAGAATCTTTATGATCGCGGCATTCTCAACATTCCTCTATTTAATTCACATTGCTTGGAAAAGGAAAAAGGTTAAAAATGGAATTTCAAACTAG